DNA sequence from the Kazachstania africana CBS 2517 chromosome 4, complete genome genome:
ACGGGGATGGCACATTTGTCACTATAGAGAGGGCTATTAGAGGAGGTGACAAAGAGTGTTTGAAAGAAGTAAGGACATTGGTTTATACAAACTCTTCTCCGCTGGTCAAGCCACTTAGTATTTCAAATCAGGGCCACGAAATTGGAAATGTATTGTTCACAGAAATGGATGTAATAAGATATGGGCAATTGACATCTAATCCACATAGGATTCATTGGGATGTAGATTATTCCAAAACTGTTGAAAGTTATGATAACATAATTGTGCAGGGCCCATTTTCCGTGCAAATATTGGTTTCCTTTGCTGAATCTTACTTAAAAAGACGTATCAAGAAGTATCGATACTATAACttgaataatatatacCCTGCTAAGCCAATTGCTGTGGTGGCCCTGAGAAAAACTGCATTTTGTTTAGTAGACTCGAACTATCCCAGAATTGTATATACAAGAttggaaattattgaataaattcGTTAAAAGATTTATATTACATGTAAAATTATATGCTATTTATTTGAGTAGGAAAATCTTAGACTCCGTTTCCTCTCATCTTTTCTGCATTTATAATATCAGCACCTAGTGCTTccatattttctctttcaattaATGATCCAATATTTGGATAAGCCATACTGGCCTCATATGCGCTAATAATACGTTCTTGTGTTATTCCAATTTCACAATATGCCAATGCCTTGATTACATTAGCATAACGGGTTACTGTTTGTCTCATACTATTGCTGATATCtggatcattttcatcggAATATATTTGCCATgaagattcttcttctaatcTTGTTATAGACACATTTTGTGTAGGATTTAATGATGTAGCACCGGTTGGCCCATTTGCACTTCCACTACTACCAGCCATTGGCGAATCTCTTGCCAAATCCATTTTAGAAGTCTTTCTAAGCCAAATGTACCCATTTACACCGAGTACGATGGTAACATTTCCCGGAAGGTTATGTGTATGATTCTTGGATCTAACAATTAGCGAACTTGGTACTTGACAGAAGAGTCCGTTTCTTAGTTTACCGTATTTCAAAGATCTGGTATGTAAAGAAGCACTACCATCTTGAAATAGGGATTGTACTTCAGCATTTAATAGATCAccttcttttaaaaaactTCTCATTTGTAATTCATCACTTTCAGATTTTCTCCTCAAGATACCACCCGGTAGATTAACAGAACCAAGCATTAAAACAGCATGCTGTTTACCACCTATATCGACTTTCCATCTCTTATTGCCGACTTCTGCGATTCTTCCCACGATGTGATCACCAGTTTCAGGTGAATAACGTCCTCTTAGTGGAGTCACAGATAATAATCTATTGACTCTAGAAACGGTACCTGCCACTGAGGAATAAGTCATGTTATCAAGAAAGTAGGTACCATGACCTCTCATCCATATCGGGTCATCCGTAACCAATTCACCTGGTGTAACGATCTGTGATTTGGCTAAATCCTCGTTATTTTGTTGAGCTTCAGAATCTGACATATAgacatcttcatcatcggATTCGTATCTGCTGTCATTAGATAAAGGTGTCTGTTGGAAACTACCTTTTCCCTTGACTATTGTGATCACTTCAGACATGGTTTCTTGACTGTCTATAAAGGctgtttcaatattttaacAGTTCATTCAAGTcatctcaaaatttttcaatatttttatttttcatcacCGAGAGCACAGTGAAAGGAAAACGACAGTGTCAATTAGATGGATGGTAAAGCTGAGAATCGATGCTAAGCCCATGGAAAGACCCTCAATTGAGGCTCATTTCGGAGGAAATGGAAGCCTAGAGGGTGCTTTTCCATTGCTTCCAATTTGAGGGCGTCTTGAAAGTGGCGTGACCGGAAAATGGTTTGCCTATCCAGATATAGATCTTTGCTCGACAAATGGCGACAACTACCGTTAAACTCTCTCTGAATAATCATAATCTCTTACCTGAAGCTAACGAGTCAGAATAATTCCAGACTTATCCATTGGCTTCCGTGCACCATATTTTCCAACTTGCCCCTTTCATTGACAAAACGATAAAAGTGGCACTGTAACTTTTAGCTTTTAGAAAATTACAAGCCAAACAGCAAGATAACTCCAACATGGAACATCTATATAGTTATGTACTTTATTGCCAAATGAGGTACACAGCTGTCAGAATGTGAATATCcacatttcaaaaaagatttCCACTGGACCACAGCAACCTACAATACTGACTCACAAGATAGAAAACATACTGTTCACAGCAACGGCTACATCTCTACAACTTTCAAGGTTACCGAGTTACATGGCCACCTTCCAATATCTTTAGCTTTCTCCCTGTCTTTTAATCGTTTACACACGTTAGGACAAATTATCGGTGTTCTTCAAGAATAAACGAAAATCTATCACATTTCgaacaaatatatatatatatatctcGAGGCAGGGAAGCTTTCTTTTGATGTAACATCTTATAAGAGTAAGTTCGTTACCAAGAAATAAGCTCTATACTGCATCGTAAGTAGACAATGACTACTTTTTATTCAGATGAGGTTGGTCTAGAAAAGACTGACCCACGACTTTGGAGACTCCGTACGGACGACCTGGGGCGCCAGACATGGGATTATATCGATCAATTAGACGCTGAATCTGATCCACAGACCACTTTTGTACAATGGTTGTTACAATTGCCAGGATTTCCCAGCCCTAATCcagatatcaaaaatggGGATGATAGTTTTACTGCCAAAGATGCCTGTTACAATGGTGCCACCTTTTTCAAGCTCTTACAGGATGGAAACTCTGGTATTTTCCCTTGCCAGTACAAGGGACCCATGTTTATGACAATAGGCTACGTGGCAGTCAACTACATTGCAGGTATAGAGATCCCTGAACATGAAAAGATCGAATTGATCAGGTATATAGTCAATACTGCGCATCCAGTAGACGGGGGATGGGGCTTACATTCAGTCGATAAATCCACCGCATTTGGAACAGCTATAAATTATGTCATATTGAGACTGCTGGGCCTTTCTAAGCATCACACGGTTTGTGTTAGAGCTAGGGATACTTTACTAAGATTAGGTGGCGCCATAGGTGTGCCTCATTGGGGAAAAATATGGTTGAGTGTATTGAATCTTTATAGTTGGGAAGGTGTCAATCCTGCTCCACCTGAGACGTGGCTATTGCCATATTATTTGCCCATACACCCTGGAAGATGGTGGGTTCACACAAGAGGTGTCTATTTACCAATCAGCTATCTATCTCTGGTACGCTACTCTACAGAATGCACACCGCTGTTGGAAGAGATAAGAAAAGAGATCTATGTTAAACCATTTGACGATATAAATTTCAGCCAGCATAGAAACACAGTTTGTGGTGTTGATTTATACTATCCGCATTCTACACTATTAGATACCGCTAATAAAGCAATTGTTCTTTACGAGAAGTTTTTGAGACCTACGTGGCTAGCTGAAAAATCTAGAAAAGCAATTTACGAATTAATTGAGAAAGAGGCTCAAAATACTGACTATTTATGTATCGCCCCAGTCAATCAAGCGTTTTGTGCTTTGGCTACATTAATTGAAGAAGGCGTCGAGTCCAAACCATTTAGAAAGTATCAAGAGAGATTTAAAGATGCTTTATTTCATGGGCCACAAGGTATGACTGTGACTGGGACAAATGGTGTTCAAACATGGGACTGTGCATTTGCAATCCAATATTTGTTCATTGCGGGACTTGCTGAGCAACCTGAATTTTATGATGCAGTAAGTGCTGCATTTAAGTTTCTATGTCGTTCCCAATTCGATACAGAATGTGTCCCTGGTTCTTTTAGAGATAAGAGAGTCGGCGCCTGGGGTTTTTCTACGAAGACTCAAGGTTACACCGTTTCTGACTGTACTGCAGAAAGTATAAAAGCAATCATAATGGTGAGAAACTCCCCCGTATTTGCTAAGATACATGATGAGATTACAGACGAAAGACTATGCAAAGGTATTGACATTTTGCTAGACTTACAAAATATGGGTTCTTTCGAATTTGGTTCATTTGCAACTtatgaaaagataaaagCCCCATTAATCTTGGAGAAATTAAACCCTGCTGAAGTTTTTGGGAACATTATGGTTGAATATCCATACGTGGAGTGCACTGATTCTTCAGTTTTGGGGCTTACTTACTTTCATAGACATTACAAGTATCGCCATGAAGAAATCTCTGATAGAATCCAGCTTGCTATAAGATACATCAAGAATGCTCAACAGGATGATGGCAGTTGGTATGGTAGCTGGGGTATCTGTTTCACATATGCGGGCATGTTTGCCATGGAAGCCCTACAATCCGTCGGCGAGCTGTACGAAAACTCTGATGCTGTGCATAAAGGCTGTGATTTCTTGGTTAGTAAACAAATGCCTGATGGGGGATGGAGTGAATCGATGAAGTCCAGTGAACTTCACACCTATGTCAGCACGAAAGAATCACTGGTGGTGCAAACAGCCTGGGTGCTAATTGCGTTGCTCTTGGCGAAATACCCAGATAAACAAGTCATCGACAGAGGTATATCCCTGTTGAAGAGTAGGCAAGAACCTTCCGGTGAATGGAAATTTGAGAGTGTAGAAGGGGTGTTCAACCACTCCTGTGCAATCGAATATCCAAGTTACAGATTTTTGTTTCCTATCAAGGCCCTGGGATTATATGTAAAAGAGTACGGAGCTCAAGGTATATAAAGTAAAAATTAAGAACGCCAATTTTCTCCTCACAATTTGTCGAACCGGCTTCAAGAAGCAGCTCTTCATCTCTTTATCTCTTGCTTTATAAATTGAAGGTGAAATCTTTTATATGAGCCGACCTCTACTATTTTTCTAGAAGCCGTAAAAGTCCCGACTTGCATCGATAAAGCCAACGGTTTtggaaaaacaaaaatcGATCAGAACTTCTCTGAAACAGCAATCGAAAATCCACGCAATTGTGCTTTATTGATCCTTTTTAACAAGACTATAACTACTAAGTTGAATCATAAATTGGTTTGCCCTCCATTCAGTTGAGCTTGGggtgaaaaaattgtatttcACTGGCTTTTTTATTCATTTACTTGCGGATCAATGGAAACAATAGATATACAAAGTAGATCCTTCGTTGTTCGATGGGTGAGGTGCTCTCATGGTGACACCATCAACTATCAGATTAAAcctttgaagaaatcaattcatttaGGTATTTACAAGCGATTGAAAACGAGCGTTGATGATCAATCATTTGCAGTGCACATTGCCCCAGATACTAGAGCTGCATTAGATTACGCCAATAAGACTCTtacaaaaagaaacaattcTATCAGTGCTCACGAAGCCTCACACTCCTCGAGCTCCTTGTCGATAAGCCATATTCAGCAACAATCTCGAGAGATTCCATTAAAAGATCGACTTTCTGCATCAGGATTTACTCTCGTAAAATCAATGGGACAAATCCATGGTAACAACCTGATAGAAGGTGCATTGGATGTGGAAGATACGGACTACTATTATGCATTCATTCTTGATAATACTTCTTCTAAAAAtgtcaagaaaaaagttCTGTTCAATGCAAGCATAGTACATGGCGATGATCAATCAATCATAAGCACCCGTTCAGCACCATCCTCCGTGATTCCTTCATTCGCGAGAGGATTTTCTGAAAAGGACAATGTTCTTATGGTAGGTAAAGGAAGGTACATTCAAGGctatttattgaagaaaagaagaaaaaaattacaaggtttcaaaagaagatttttcaCCTTAGATTTTAGATATGGTACGCTATCTTACTATCTAAATGACCATAATCAGACTCGTCGTGGTGAAATAGTTATCAGTTTGTCTACAGTAAGTGCGAACAAAAAAGATAgattaataataattgatTCAGGAATGGAAATCTGGGCTTTGAAAACTAAAGACCAAAAGAGCTGGCAAACGTGGGTCACTGCACTACAGTCATgttttgataatgaaaacaaATCAGAACATTCCGAAGAGGAAGAATTGGAAGGGAAAGAGGAAAACAAAGTTGATACACGCATTGATTCAATGCGGAACAAAAAACAAAGAGATTCATACATCCCACTGCCCTTGGAGGCGTTTGACACTTTTGATGCTAATCTAAAACTGATTCAGCAAAGACTAGAACAATGCAAGAATGACTCCCTAGAATATTCTGGGCCAAAAGATTCGAAATCTTATAACGTATTCAGGTCTTCATCCTCTTCCTCAGTATCTGCAtctagaaaaaaaattggtctCTCTGCCGCTTCTCCAAtggattcaaatgaatccTTGTCTTCACCAACAGAATCTAATTTCTTGGAGGATACCAAAGAGCACGATCTCTTTAGAAAATTGGCTGAACTAGAAGCATTGTTCGGAGATTTTGTTAAGCAAAGTAAAATACTACTTAATGATCGAAAAAATATGGTTAAACAACTTAGAGAGTATCCAAATTCTCTT
Encoded proteins:
- the RRP4 gene encoding exosome non-catalytic core subunit RRP4 (similar to Saccharomyces cerevisiae RRP4 (YHR069C); ancestral locus Anc_5.345), with the protein product MSEVITIVKGKGSFQQTPLSNDSRYESDDEDVYMSDSEAQQNNEDLAKSQIVTPGELVTDDPIWMRGHGTYFLDNMTYSSVAGTVSRVNRLLSVTPLRGRYSPETGDHIVGRIAEVGNKRWKVDIGGKQHAVLMLGSVNLPGGILRRKSESDELQMRSFLKEGDLLNAEVQSLFQDGSASLHTRSLKYGKLRNGLFCQVPSSLIVRSKNHTHNLPGNVTIVLGVNGYIWLRKTSKMDLARDSPMAGSSGSANGPTGATSLNPTQNVSITRLEEESSWQIYSDENDPDISNSMRQTVTRYANVIKALAYCEIGITQERIISAYEASMAYPNIGSLIERENMEALGADIINAEKMRGNGV
- the ERG7 gene encoding lanosterol synthase ERG7 (similar to Saccharomyces cerevisiae ERG7 (YHR072W); ancestral locus Anc_5.351); protein product: MTTFYSDEVGLEKTDPRLWRLRTDDLGRQTWDYIDQLDAESDPQTTFVQWLLQLPGFPSPNPDIKNGDDSFTAKDACYNGATFFKLLQDGNSGIFPCQYKGPMFMTIGYVAVNYIAGIEIPEHEKIELIRYIVNTAHPVDGGWGLHSVDKSTAFGTAINYVILRLLGLSKHHTVCVRARDTLLRLGGAIGVPHWGKIWLSVLNLYSWEGVNPAPPETWLLPYYLPIHPGRWWVHTRGVYLPISYLSLVRYSTECTPLLEEIRKEIYVKPFDDINFSQHRNTVCGVDLYYPHSTLLDTANKAIVLYEKFLRPTWLAEKSRKAIYELIEKEAQNTDYLCIAPVNQAFCALATLIEEGVESKPFRKYQERFKDALFHGPQGMTVTGTNGVQTWDCAFAIQYLFIAGLAEQPEFYDAVSAAFKFLCRSQFDTECVPGSFRDKRVGAWGFSTKTQGYTVSDCTAESIKAIIMVRNSPVFAKIHDEITDERLCKGIDILLDLQNMGSFEFGSFATYEKIKAPLILEKLNPAEVFGNIMVEYPYVECTDSSVLGLTYFHRHYKYRHEEISDRIQLAIRYIKNAQQDDGSWYGSWGICFTYAGMFAMEALQSVGELYENSDAVHKGCDFLVSKQMPDGGWSESMKSSELHTYVSTKESLVVQTAWVLIALLLAKYPDKQVIDRGISLLKSRQEPSGEWKFESVEGVFNHSCAIEYPSYRFLFPIKALGLYVKEYGAQGI
- the HTD2 gene encoding hydroxyacyl-thioester dehydratase HTD2 (similar to Saccharomyces cerevisiae HTD2 (YHR067W); ancestral locus Anc_5.341); this encodes MSVWRNLKWTIKDYTSHFQLDRYYALFQDKMPRELTKSHGVTNGSHFLYFNPSFTQLSKDGYFEYQTPSALDKDRSAFFKRRVWAGGSVTHSKSLQLDTEYTCIESIKSLKKYGDGTFVTIERAIRGGDKECLKEVRTLVYTNSSPLVKPLSISNQGHEIGNVLFTEMDVIRYGQLTSNPHRIHWDVDYSKTVESYDNIIVQGPFSVQILVSFAESYLKRRIKKYRYYNLNNIYPAKPIAVVALRKTAFCLVDSNYPRIVYTRLEIIE
- the OSH3 gene encoding oxysterol-binding protein related protein OSH3 (similar to Saccharomyces cerevisiae OSH3 (YHR073W); ancestral locus Anc_5.355) translates to METIDIQSRSFVVRWVRCSHGDTINYQIKPLKKSIHLGIYKRLKTSVDDQSFAVHIAPDTRAALDYANKTLTKRNNSISAHEASHSSSSLSISHIQQQSREIPLKDRLSASGFTLVKSMGQIHGNNLIEGALDVEDTDYYYAFILDNTSSKNVKKKVLFNASIVHGDDQSIISTRSAPSSVIPSFARGFSEKDNVLMVGKGRYIQGYLLKKRRKKLQGFKRRFFTLDFRYGTLSYYLNDHNQTRRGEIVISLSTVSANKKDRLIIIDSGMEIWALKTKDQKSWQTWVTALQSCFDNENKSEHSEEEELEGKEENKVDTRIDSMRNKKQRDSYIPLPLEAFDTFDANLKLIQQRLEQCKNDSLEYSGPKDSKSYNVFRSSSSSSVSASRKKIGLSAASPMDSNESLSSPTESNFLEDTKEHDLFRKLAELEALFGDFVKQSKILLNDRKNMVKQLREYPNSLASIYSGNEEFFDAEEDIKAGVIMLEDDDETTEAMYLEEQLSDIDAPHTLHSLSDAISSGDTIPKMQDLYPLPYPKKVTRRDDVPKAETSPPSLLSFLRKNVGKDLSSIAMPVTSNEPISILQTISETFEYASLLPQLADPNISVPPLAVVSAFAVSFLSVYRDKTRALRKPFNPLLGETFELVREDMGFRLISEKVCHKPQIFAFYAEHDDWECNYTLSPVQKYWGKSVEINNEGTLELKSKKTGEYFEWTQPTTMLKNILAGERYLEPVNEFEVISSKSGKATIVFEKTGMFGGRSENVNVVITSTDKGNKKYRFSGKWTENLKDGNNRTLWEVGKLVKNSKSKYGFTTFAANLNEMTEIEEGRVAPNDSRLRPDIRAYEQGKISEAERLKLHLEQKQRDRRMKGHDVTPQFFEKTSANKWKYRQGPQSYWERRKRQDWSGITPLW